A region of Myxococcus stipitatus DSM 14675 DNA encodes the following proteins:
- a CDS encoding KR domain-containing protein, with amino-acid sequence MTALVEMTGYVPELFSPHVRLVDELGLTPEEVQGAVASVENKLQLPSRSTVEGTTVSSIAEGLVKSQSPGVPVQMQVEMSLEQVLAFVDGCAERNERPVLETLLEETRGALARLDARDVTPVIAPVVDAPKGSAPVAADVMKLLVGALVERTGYPAEMLEADLDLEADLGIDTVKQVEAFAMARVHLSVEKDENFRLRDHNTLNKMVKYLTGKAPAAATAPAPVPVPVPAVEVAPGASAASTVDGVVEFLRAAMAAKTGYTLDILQPKLDLEVDLGIDTVTQVEVFAHARTTHGVARDDKFRVRHYNTLQKMAEYLVARAPAQVANGVPPVAAPAPVPAPAPVVETAPVATDVMKLLVGALVERTGYPAEMLEADLDLEADLGIDTVKQVEAFAMARVHLNVEKDENFRLRDHNTLNKMVKYLTGKAPAAALSAPATPAPVALVPARPMPREVTTVSSSFSAEEVQSYLVTVLQAKTGYNIELIHPNLDLEVDLGIDTVTQLEAFALAREKFGVARNEKFRVRHYNTLQKMSEYLVAHAQASAGAAQAPEPSAPSAEDVRRFIARCEASGDTASLRKLAEHLEGRLHAPVQAATPPSQFAGKRYEVHPVALEVQADVRTVAHLKGKTLGLTTDSQGSYKTLAKLLEAAGAQVVILSSEAGSQEGVSLDWSQPEGVGQRLEQLQETQPLDGLILLHTASLAPKLMDQEVAAWSSTLNTFSLGLFQAGVAVYDRIQEIPGGGWFLVATAGGGFFGHTNAQGRIPLAGAAGGFVKCLRRERLNARCKVVDLDIQDSALWARQIWSELVCNDRDVEVGYSGGRRYVFRDIETSLAAAPVNIKPGSVVVVSGGGRGVVYPCAKLLAKVTGARVIITGRTVPPRGEEEWLKVPEAELPAYRMSFLKRYLAEHPGATPVQARRVFDSDVANRRELHRNLEDCRKQGISLEYKVCDMTDVGAVRSLLAQVRRDYGRIDGIVHGATIEESKSLPMKSSDAFVRTLASKAHLWRVLVQETWNDKLQFFINFGSGSGRYGNKGQTDYSLANYLVAKAGLVYGELRPGVRSVTIDWPVWVGAGIVENNADYQERLRAMGICVIHIDEGAYWFVEELLRGGSAGEVVIADDRTFETLNLPRYEQAAPRVVSQDAGGTRYAI; translated from the coding sequence GTGACCGCGTTGGTCGAGATGACGGGCTACGTGCCCGAGCTCTTCTCTCCTCACGTCCGGCTCGTCGATGAGCTGGGGCTGACCCCCGAGGAGGTCCAGGGAGCCGTGGCCTCCGTCGAGAACAAGCTCCAGCTCCCGTCGCGGTCCACGGTGGAGGGCACGACGGTGTCGAGCATCGCTGAAGGTCTCGTGAAGTCTCAGTCCCCTGGAGTGCCCGTGCAGATGCAAGTCGAGATGTCGCTGGAGCAGGTGCTGGCCTTTGTCGATGGTTGCGCGGAGCGGAATGAGCGCCCCGTCCTGGAGACCCTCCTCGAGGAGACACGCGGCGCGCTGGCCCGGCTGGACGCCAGGGACGTGACGCCGGTCATCGCTCCCGTGGTCGACGCGCCGAAGGGCTCCGCGCCCGTGGCGGCGGACGTGATGAAGCTGCTGGTGGGCGCGCTGGTGGAGCGCACGGGCTATCCGGCGGAGATGCTGGAAGCGGACCTGGATCTGGAAGCGGACCTGGGAATCGACACGGTGAAGCAGGTGGAAGCGTTCGCGATGGCGCGAGTGCACCTGAGCGTGGAGAAGGACGAGAACTTCCGGCTCCGCGACCACAACACGCTGAACAAGATGGTGAAGTACCTGACCGGCAAGGCCCCCGCGGCGGCGACGGCACCCGCGCCCGTGCCCGTGCCCGTGCCGGCGGTCGAGGTGGCTCCCGGAGCGAGCGCGGCGTCGACGGTCGACGGGGTCGTGGAGTTCCTGCGGGCCGCGATGGCGGCGAAGACGGGATACACCCTGGACATCCTCCAGCCGAAGCTGGACCTGGAGGTGGACCTGGGCATCGACACCGTCACGCAGGTCGAGGTCTTCGCCCACGCGCGGACGACTCACGGTGTCGCGCGGGACGACAAGTTCCGGGTGCGCCACTACAACACCCTCCAGAAGATGGCGGAGTACCTGGTGGCCAGGGCTCCCGCGCAGGTGGCCAACGGCGTGCCGCCCGTCGCCGCGCCCGCACCCGTGCCCGCTCCCGCGCCAGTGGTGGAGACCGCGCCCGTGGCGACGGACGTGATGAAGCTGCTGGTGGGCGCGCTGGTGGAGCGCACGGGCTACCCGGCGGAGATGCTGGAAGCGGACCTGGATCTGGAAGCGGACCTGGGAATCGACACGGTGAAGCAGGTGGAAGCGTTCGCGATGGCGCGAGTGCACCTGAACGTGGAGAAGGACGAGAACTTCCGGCTCCGCGACCACAACACGCTGAACAAGATGGTGAAGTACCTGACCGGCAAGGCCCCCGCGGCGGCGTTATCCGCTCCCGCGACGCCGGCGCCGGTGGCGCTGGTCCCCGCGCGCCCGATGCCTCGGGAAGTGACGACGGTGTCCTCGAGCTTCTCGGCGGAGGAGGTGCAGTCGTACCTGGTCACCGTGCTCCAGGCGAAGACGGGCTACAACATCGAGCTCATCCATCCGAACCTGGACCTGGAGGTGGACCTGGGCATCGACACCGTCACCCAGCTCGAGGCCTTCGCCCTGGCTCGCGAGAAGTTCGGGGTGGCGCGCAACGAGAAGTTCCGGGTGCGCCACTACAACACCCTCCAGAAGATGTCCGAGTACCTGGTGGCGCATGCCCAGGCCTCGGCAGGGGCGGCGCAGGCCCCGGAGCCGAGCGCGCCGAGCGCCGAGGACGTGCGCCGCTTCATCGCGCGCTGCGAGGCCTCGGGTGACACGGCGTCCTTGCGGAAGCTGGCCGAGCACCTCGAGGGCCGGTTGCACGCCCCCGTCCAGGCCGCGACGCCTCCGTCCCAGTTCGCGGGCAAGCGATATGAGGTCCACCCGGTCGCGCTGGAGGTGCAGGCGGATGTGCGGACCGTCGCGCACCTGAAGGGCAAGACGCTGGGCCTCACCACCGACTCGCAGGGCAGCTACAAGACCCTGGCGAAGCTGCTGGAGGCGGCGGGGGCGCAGGTCGTCATCCTGTCCTCGGAGGCGGGCTCCCAGGAGGGTGTGTCGCTGGATTGGAGCCAGCCGGAGGGCGTGGGGCAGCGCCTCGAGCAGCTCCAGGAGACGCAGCCGCTCGATGGGCTCATCCTGCTCCACACCGCGTCGCTGGCGCCCAAGCTGATGGACCAGGAGGTGGCGGCCTGGTCCTCCACGCTGAACACCTTCTCGCTGGGGCTCTTCCAGGCGGGTGTCGCCGTCTACGACCGCATCCAGGAGATTCCAGGAGGCGGCTGGTTCCTCGTGGCGACCGCGGGCGGTGGCTTCTTCGGACACACCAACGCGCAGGGGCGCATCCCCCTGGCGGGCGCGGCGGGTGGCTTCGTCAAGTGCTTGAGGCGGGAGCGGCTCAACGCGCGCTGCAAGGTGGTGGACCTGGACATCCAGGACTCCGCCCTCTGGGCGCGGCAGATCTGGAGCGAGCTGGTCTGCAATGACCGCGACGTGGAGGTCGGCTACTCCGGAGGCCGTCGCTACGTCTTCCGCGACATCGAGACGTCCCTCGCGGCGGCGCCGGTGAACATCAAGCCCGGCTCCGTGGTGGTGGTTTCGGGAGGAGGGCGTGGCGTGGTCTATCCCTGCGCGAAGCTGCTCGCGAAGGTGACCGGGGCCCGCGTCATCATCACCGGGCGCACGGTGCCTCCTCGGGGGGAGGAGGAGTGGCTGAAGGTGCCGGAGGCGGAGCTTCCCGCGTACCGGATGAGCTTCCTCAAGCGCTACCTGGCGGAGCATCCGGGGGCGACGCCGGTGCAGGCGCGCCGGGTCTTCGACTCCGACGTGGCGAACCGGCGCGAGCTGCATCGGAACCTCGAGGACTGCCGCAAGCAGGGCATCTCGCTCGAGTACAAGGTCTGCGACATGACGGACGTGGGCGCCGTCCGGAGCCTGCTCGCGCAGGTGCGCCGGGACTACGGTCGCATCGACGGCATCGTGCACGGCGCGACCATCGAGGAGTCGAAGAGCCTCCCGATGAAGTCCTCGGACGCGTTCGTCCGGACGCTGGCGTCCAAGGCCCACCTGTGGCGCGTGCTCGTGCAGGAGACCTGGAACGACAAGCTCCAGTTCTTCATCAACTTCGGCTCGGGCAGTGGCCGCTATGGCAACAAGGGGCAGACGGACTACTCGCTGGCGAACTACCTCGTCGCCAAGGCGGGCCTCGTCTACGGCGAGCTGCGGCCTGGGGTGCGGAGTGTGACCATCGACTGGCCGGTGTGGGTGGGCGCCGGCATCGTGGAGAACAACGCGGACTACCAGGAGCGCCTGCGCGCCATGGGCATCTGCGTCATCCACATCGACGAAGGGGCGTACTGGTTCGTCGAGGAGCTCCTGCGCGGGGGCTCCGCGGGCGAAGTGGTCATCGCCGACGACAGGACGTTCGAGACCTTGAACCTGCCTCGGTACGAGCAGGCGGCGCCCAGGGTGGTCAGTCAGGACGCTGGCGGAACCCGCTATGCCATCTGA
- a CDS encoding type I polyketide synthase, producing MEELRFRPIAIVGMGAVFPKATDPEAFWERLQTGPTAIRELDERELRRDGYYDADRAAADRTYCRHAAPLDELKLDYRKYRIPPKVAQDMHRTQLAFLEATAQALTDSRNVMDRVAPERVGFTLGSLGGGLRPDTRVRTRLLDMDACLSRALKETSLDPAAAEALRAATVRQVEQEMAGITEDEAIASFSSVWVGRAAKLFNIRGPHATVDAGYASTLAALQTACAQLNAGDCDVALAAGCSQLLTPHDLVAFSKLGGLSVSTLAPFDRRASGTLLGEGVGVFVLRRLEDALAGGEKVYAVLRGIGAASDGRGKSLMAPNSRGQVLAMRRAYEQAGYGPSCVRYVECHATGTILGDVTEFQSLKEVFGGGLAAGSVRLGGVKELTGHLQAAAGAAGLMKATLALHHKVLLPQHSFQASAEGIDLEQSPFYLSNQAAPWPESAHGPRRAAVSAFSFGGINYHVTLEEFSQAYHSALARTLPALQVAEPIAIVGLGGVFPQAGTAQALWENLLNKRCAIGEIPTERAPIDRYLDPTRQSKVRPYTNLAGYIVDGAWPQEQVRVPPKMASQIDRGHSWTMKAALQALSDMGTSQRSVDPARIGVVMGYLPPLEREFQTQARVYYAEFDARLAEQLRRQGIDEATSARLRETCERLYKSELPPITEDTLLGYLGSLSVGRVAHHLDLQGPMLMVESACASSLAALDISMNQLRTRQCDLVLVGGMYASLGVDALSQCCSFGGLSQKGSFPFDARADGYISSEGAALIAVKRLSDAEAAGDRIYAVVRSVAGATDPKNASIWAPSSEGQVQAVRRAVEKAGVKPSEVQYVEGHGTGTPVGDPIEVQTYQAVYGRAPSEGKLLLGSVKSNVGHLNSGAGAVALTKVALALHHKQVPPNIGFESPSPRIPWEQVSFEVPTEARPWELKGPGLRRAGVTSFGLGGTSFHAVVEEYPSRAGPRPPRGGTSEAERSPYLALTGTSREHLLQQVEQRLQWLEKEPGLDLRGTWGESSLPCRLAMTLPRGQAARKALERARTLLAGTGSPSLPEQGIYFYDSRDERQLHTGKVAAVFPGQGPQYANMLRELAAEYPVVSRTIAEADEVFSALTGQPLSRTFWVPPGTEDTYRQDDDTVHAAVFVANVALYRLIREQGLRVDVLLGQSAGEYAALVASGVLSFEHALRAIYRRTLAVTRLPASASSGQMLSVSGDFDKLREFLPQAGGYVTVAAENAPGQGIVAGEGRAVETVARWCRENAFEVRVLPVSHAYHSQLIAGAVPVLRAELESLPWNAPKLPVLSSVHGRYYATASDARFMARHLALQYVLPVRFGQHVRRLHDEGTRLFIEAGPKWSLTAFIQSTLKGLPYQAQASNHPKLGEVEQFHRLLAFGFAHRLLGHQDSR from the coding sequence ATGGAGGAGTTGCGTTTCCGGCCGATTGCCATTGTCGGCATGGGTGCCGTGTTCCCAAAAGCGACTGACCCCGAGGCATTCTGGGAGCGGTTGCAGACGGGGCCCACCGCCATTCGTGAGCTGGATGAGCGCGAATTGCGACGGGATGGATATTACGACGCGGACAGAGCCGCCGCGGACCGGACCTATTGCAGACATGCTGCCCCGCTGGACGAGCTGAAGCTCGACTATCGGAAGTATCGAATTCCTCCCAAGGTCGCGCAGGACATGCACCGGACGCAGCTCGCGTTCCTGGAGGCGACCGCGCAGGCGCTCACGGATTCTCGGAACGTGATGGACCGGGTCGCCCCGGAGCGGGTGGGCTTCACCCTGGGCTCGCTGGGGGGCGGGCTTCGTCCGGACACGCGGGTCCGCACGCGCCTCCTGGATATGGACGCCTGTCTTTCACGGGCCCTGAAGGAAACGTCCCTGGACCCGGCGGCGGCCGAGGCGCTGAGGGCGGCGACCGTCCGACAGGTCGAGCAGGAGATGGCGGGAATCACCGAGGATGAAGCCATCGCGTCCTTCAGCAGTGTGTGGGTCGGGCGGGCCGCCAAGCTCTTCAACATCCGAGGGCCTCACGCCACGGTGGACGCGGGCTATGCCTCCACGCTGGCGGCCCTCCAGACGGCGTGTGCCCAGCTCAACGCGGGGGATTGTGACGTCGCGCTGGCCGCGGGGTGCAGCCAACTCCTGACGCCGCATGACCTGGTCGCCTTCAGCAAGCTGGGAGGTCTGTCTGTCTCGACGCTGGCGCCGTTTGATCGCCGGGCCAGCGGGACGCTGCTGGGCGAGGGCGTCGGTGTCTTCGTCCTGCGGCGCCTGGAGGACGCGCTGGCGGGGGGAGAGAAGGTCTATGCGGTCCTGCGCGGCATCGGCGCGGCGTCGGACGGGCGGGGCAAGTCGCTCATGGCGCCCAACTCCCGGGGGCAGGTCCTCGCGATGCGCCGGGCCTATGAGCAGGCGGGCTACGGGCCTTCCTGCGTGCGGTACGTGGAGTGCCACGCCACGGGCACCATCCTGGGCGACGTCACCGAGTTCCAGAGCCTGAAGGAGGTCTTCGGTGGAGGGCTGGCGGCCGGGAGCGTCCGGCTGGGAGGGGTGAAGGAGCTGACGGGCCACCTGCAGGCGGCGGCGGGGGCGGCGGGGCTCATGAAGGCCACCCTCGCGCTGCACCACAAGGTCCTGCTTCCGCAGCACTCGTTCCAGGCGTCGGCGGAGGGAATCGACCTGGAGCAGAGCCCCTTCTACCTCTCGAACCAGGCCGCGCCGTGGCCGGAGTCCGCGCACGGTCCACGCCGTGCGGCGGTCAGCGCGTTCAGCTTCGGCGGCATCAACTACCACGTGACGCTGGAGGAGTTCTCCCAGGCGTATCACTCGGCGCTGGCGCGGACGCTCCCCGCGCTCCAGGTCGCGGAGCCCATCGCCATCGTGGGCCTGGGCGGCGTCTTTCCCCAGGCGGGCACCGCGCAAGCGCTCTGGGAGAACCTGCTGAACAAGCGCTGCGCCATCGGGGAGATTCCCACCGAGCGCGCGCCCATCGACCGCTACCTGGACCCGACGCGGCAGAGCAAGGTCCGGCCCTACACCAACCTCGCGGGCTACATCGTCGATGGCGCGTGGCCCCAGGAGCAGGTCCGGGTCCCGCCGAAGATGGCCTCGCAGATCGACCGGGGCCACAGCTGGACGATGAAGGCGGCCCTGCAAGCCCTCTCCGACATGGGGACGAGCCAGCGGAGCGTGGACCCTGCTCGCATCGGCGTGGTGATGGGCTACCTGCCTCCGCTCGAGCGCGAGTTCCAGACGCAGGCCCGCGTGTACTACGCGGAGTTCGACGCCCGGCTCGCGGAGCAGCTCCGGCGCCAGGGCATCGACGAGGCCACCTCGGCGCGCCTGCGGGAGACGTGCGAGCGGCTCTACAAGAGCGAGCTTCCGCCCATCACCGAAGACACCTTGCTGGGGTACCTGGGCAGCCTGTCCGTGGGGCGCGTCGCGCATCACCTGGACCTCCAGGGGCCCATGCTGATGGTGGAGAGCGCGTGTGCCTCCAGCCTGGCGGCGCTGGACATCTCCATGAACCAGCTGCGCACGCGGCAGTGCGACCTGGTGCTCGTGGGCGGCATGTACGCGTCGCTGGGCGTGGATGCCCTGAGCCAGTGCTGCTCCTTCGGGGGGCTGTCACAGAAGGGCTCCTTCCCGTTCGACGCGCGGGCCGACGGCTACATCTCGAGCGAGGGCGCGGCGCTCATCGCCGTGAAGCGCTTGTCCGACGCGGAGGCCGCGGGAGACCGCATCTACGCGGTGGTGCGCTCGGTGGCGGGAGCCACGGACCCGAAGAACGCCTCCATCTGGGCGCCGTCCTCGGAAGGGCAGGTCCAGGCCGTGCGCCGGGCCGTGGAGAAGGCGGGCGTGAAGCCCTCGGAGGTCCAGTACGTGGAGGGCCACGGCACGGGCACGCCCGTGGGGGACCCCATCGAGGTGCAGACCTATCAAGCCGTCTACGGTCGGGCGCCGTCCGAGGGGAAGCTGCTCCTGGGCTCGGTGAAGTCGAACGTCGGCCACTTGAACTCCGGGGCCGGGGCCGTGGCGCTGACCAAGGTCGCGCTGGCGCTGCACCACAAGCAGGTCCCGCCCAACATCGGCTTCGAGAGCCCCAGCCCGCGCATCCCCTGGGAGCAGGTGTCCTTCGAGGTGCCGACGGAGGCGCGGCCCTGGGAGCTGAAGGGCCCCGGGCTCCGGCGCGCGGGCGTGACGTCCTTCGGCCTGGGAGGCACGAGCTTCCACGCCGTCGTCGAAGAGTATCCGTCGAGGGCAGGGCCGCGCCCGCCGCGAGGGGGCACCTCCGAGGCCGAGCGTTCTCCGTACCTGGCGCTCACCGGCACGAGCCGTGAGCACCTCCTCCAGCAGGTGGAGCAGCGGCTCCAGTGGCTCGAGAAGGAGCCGGGGCTGGACCTGCGAGGGACCTGGGGGGAGTCGTCGCTGCCGTGCCGTCTGGCGATGACCTTGCCTCGGGGGCAGGCCGCGCGGAAGGCGCTGGAGCGCGCGCGCACGCTGCTGGCGGGGACGGGCTCGCCGAGCCTGCCGGAGCAGGGCATCTACTTCTACGACAGCCGCGACGAGCGCCAACTGCACACGGGGAAGGTGGCCGCGGTCTTCCCGGGGCAGGGGCCTCAGTACGCGAACATGCTGCGGGAGCTGGCGGCGGAGTATCCGGTCGTCTCGCGCACCATCGCGGAGGCGGACGAGGTCTTCTCCGCGCTGACGGGGCAGCCGCTCTCCCGGACGTTCTGGGTGCCACCGGGGACGGAGGACACCTATCGGCAGGATGACGACACGGTCCACGCGGCGGTCTTCGTGGCGAACGTGGCGCTCTACCGGCTCATCCGCGAGCAGGGACTCCGGGTCGATGTGCTGTTGGGGCAGAGCGCGGGTGAGTACGCGGCGCTCGTCGCCAGCGGCGTGCTCTCGTTCGAGCATGCGCTGCGTGCCATCTACCGGCGCACGCTCGCGGTGACGCGGCTGCCTGCGTCCGCGTCGTCGGGGCAGATGCTGAGCGTCAGCGGCGACTTCGACAAGCTCCGCGAGTTCCTGCCCCAGGCGGGTGGGTACGTGACGGTGGCCGCGGAGAACGCGCCGGGGCAGGGCATCGTCGCGGGAGAGGGGCGCGCGGTCGAGACCGTCGCCCGCTGGTGCCGGGAGAACGCCTTCGAGGTCCGGGTGCTTCCCGTGTCGCACGCCTACCACTCGCAGCTCATCGCGGGCGCCGTCCCCGTGCTTCGCGCGGAGCTGGAGTCGCTCCCCTGGAACGCGCCGAAGCTGCCGGTGCTCTCCAGTGTGCACGGGCGCTACTACGCGACGGCCTCGGATGCGCGGTTCATGGCCCGACACCTCGCGCTGCAATATGTGCTGCCTGTTCGGTTCGGACAGCATGTGCGTCGGCTTCACGACGAAGGCACGCGGCTCTTCATCGAAGCCGGGCCCAAGTGGTCGCTGACCGCGTTCATCCAATCGACGCTGAAGGGTCTGCCGTACCAGGCCCAAGCCAGCAATCACCCCAAGCTTGGAGAGGTCGAGCAGTTCCATCGGCTTCTCGCCTTTGGTTTCGCCCACCGTCTGCTCGGTCATCAGGACTCCCGATGA
- a CDS encoding PEP/pyruvate-binding domain-containing protein: protein MREPRDAWVRWLRSICLEDVKRVGAKAARLGELARGGFDVPEGFALTVDVLDHFLEHHGLDARSDARALQEAPLPSEVSVRLREALVELGGGPVAVRSSGVEEDGAAASFAGQFETVLDVRGPDALEAAVRRCWASSVGERVRLYAKRRGREVSPRMGVFIQRMLSPDAAGVVFTANPVTGARDEVLINAVRGLAERLVSGECSPDEWTVRGDEVRCLANVEQSLTVEQARALALLARQVERQFGQPQDIEWALTGCRLRLLQARPISALPGPAAGSPAR from the coding sequence ATGCGTGAGCCACGAGACGCGTGGGTGCGGTGGCTGCGGAGCATCTGCCTGGAGGACGTGAAGCGCGTGGGCGCGAAGGCCGCGCGGCTGGGGGAGCTCGCGCGAGGGGGCTTCGACGTGCCGGAGGGCTTCGCGCTCACGGTGGACGTCCTGGATCACTTCCTGGAACACCACGGCCTGGATGCGCGCAGTGACGCGCGGGCGCTCCAGGAGGCGCCGCTGCCCTCTGAGGTGTCCGTGCGGCTCCGGGAGGCGCTGGTGGAGCTGGGGGGCGGTCCGGTGGCGGTGCGCTCCTCCGGGGTGGAGGAGGACGGCGCGGCGGCCTCGTTCGCGGGCCAGTTCGAGACGGTGCTCGACGTGAGGGGCCCGGACGCGCTGGAAGCGGCGGTGCGGCGGTGCTGGGCGTCGTCGGTCGGCGAGCGGGTGCGCCTGTACGCGAAGCGGCGGGGCCGCGAGGTGTCTCCGCGCATGGGGGTGTTCATCCAGCGGATGCTGTCTCCGGACGCGGCGGGCGTGGTGTTCACCGCGAACCCGGTGACGGGGGCCCGGGACGAGGTCCTCATCAACGCCGTGCGGGGCCTCGCGGAGCGACTGGTGTCCGGGGAGTGCTCGCCGGATGAGTGGACGGTGCGCGGCGACGAGGTGCGCTGCCTCGCGAACGTCGAGCAGAGCCTGACGGTGGAGCAGGCCCGCGCGCTGGCGCTGCTGGCCCGCCAGGTGGAGCGGCAGTTCGGCCAGCCGCAGGACATCGAGTGGGCGCTGACGGGCTGCCGCCTGAGATTGCTCCAGGCCCGGCCCATCAGCGCGCTGCCCGGCCCCGCGGCGGGGAGCCCTGCTCGCTGA
- a CDS encoding FAD-dependent oxidoreductase codes for MDTRADGTPEVDVLVVGSGAGAMTAAARAAHQGAKVLLIEKSARYGGSSAMSGGCVWIPNNRFMKPAGIEDSDAEALRYLRALTKGRIAEERLGACVSEGRAMVDFLQDHSDVAMGIIPAYPDYYPEVPGGKSSGRSLEALPFHGSELGADFYDMRESHPQMLFLDEISLSFPESRHAMHRRPGWVGLMMRTMARYWLDVKGRLRGRRDRRVCLGAALVARLRGTLAKQGVPLWLNTGFKDFVVEQGRVMGVVASRGGQTCRILARQGVILAAGGFERNAAMREKYLPAPTKTEWSTGNPENTGDVISAGMDLGAATDFMEDAWWGPTNPIPGRRAGVAYMFVTERSVPGGILVNRDGVRVVNESAPYSDIVRAMYATPDREGRPSVPLYLVVDAAFRRRFSLGPIMPGVPDAKVPKHLFEQRFLVRGSSLDDLAAQVGIRADGLRETAEKMNRYAREGKDPDFHRGDSLYDACWSDASYGRNPCLGTLMEPPFYAVEVYPGDIGSRGGLRVDAHARVLRPDQDVIPGLYAIGNCSSPVYGNSYPGAGATLGPAMTFGYVAANRALAGGA; via the coding sequence ATGGACACACGCGCGGATGGAACCCCGGAGGTGGATGTCCTCGTCGTAGGCTCGGGGGCTGGAGCCATGACCGCCGCGGCGCGCGCCGCGCATCAGGGCGCGAAGGTGCTGCTCATCGAGAAGAGTGCGCGCTACGGAGGCTCCTCCGCCATGTCCGGCGGATGTGTCTGGATACCGAACAACCGCTTCATGAAGCCCGCGGGCATCGAGGACTCCGACGCGGAGGCCCTGCGCTACCTGCGCGCGCTCACCAAAGGACGCATCGCCGAGGAGCGGCTGGGGGCGTGTGTCTCCGAGGGCCGCGCCATGGTCGACTTCCTCCAGGACCACTCGGACGTCGCCATGGGCATCATCCCCGCGTATCCGGACTACTACCCGGAGGTGCCGGGCGGGAAGAGCAGCGGCCGCTCGCTGGAGGCGCTGCCATTCCATGGCTCGGAGCTGGGGGCGGACTTCTACGACATGCGGGAGAGCCATCCGCAGATGCTCTTCCTCGATGAAATCTCCCTCTCGTTCCCGGAGTCGCGCCACGCCATGCACCGGCGTCCGGGCTGGGTGGGCTTGATGATGCGGACCATGGCCCGCTACTGGCTGGACGTGAAGGGCCGGCTGCGAGGTCGGAGGGACCGGCGCGTCTGCCTGGGCGCGGCGCTGGTGGCGCGGCTTCGCGGGACGCTGGCGAAGCAGGGGGTGCCCTTGTGGCTCAACACCGGCTTCAAGGACTTCGTCGTCGAGCAGGGCCGGGTGATGGGGGTGGTCGCGAGCCGAGGGGGCCAGACGTGCCGCATCCTCGCGCGCCAGGGCGTCATCCTCGCGGCGGGTGGCTTCGAGCGGAACGCGGCCATGCGCGAGAAGTACCTGCCCGCGCCGACGAAGACGGAGTGGAGCACGGGCAACCCCGAGAACACGGGGGATGTCATCTCCGCGGGCATGGACCTGGGCGCGGCGACGGACTTCATGGAGGACGCATGGTGGGGGCCCACCAATCCCATCCCTGGCCGCCGTGCGGGCGTGGCGTACATGTTCGTCACGGAGCGCTCCGTGCCGGGCGGCATCCTGGTGAACCGGGACGGCGTGCGGGTGGTCAACGAGTCCGCGCCGTACAGCGACATCGTGAGGGCGATGTACGCGACGCCGGACCGGGAAGGCCGGCCGAGTGTCCCGCTCTACCTGGTGGTCGACGCGGCCTTCCGGCGCAGGTTCAGCCTGGGGCCCATCATGCCCGGGGTGCCGGACGCGAAGGTGCCCAAGCACTTGTTCGAGCAGCGCTTCCTCGTCCGGGGGAGCTCGCTGGATGACCTGGCGGCGCAGGTGGGCATCCGCGCGGACGGCCTGCGCGAGACGGCCGAGAAGATGAACCGCTACGCCCGCGAGGGGAAGGACCCGGACTTCCACCGCGGTGACAGCCTTTACGATGCCTGCTGGTCGGATGCGTCCTATGGGCGCAATCCCTGTCTGGGGACGCTGATGGAGCCGCCGTTCTACGCGGTGGAGGTGTATCCGGGGGACATCGGCAGTCGGGGCGGTCTGCGCGTGGATGCCCATGCCCGCGTGCTGCGGCCGGACCAGGACGTCATCCCGGGCCTGTATGCCATCGGGAACTGCTCCTCGCCCGTGTATGGCAACAGCTATCCGGGGGCCGGCGCCACGCTGGGGCCCGCGATGACCTTTGGCTATGTGGCCGCGAACCGGGCCCTGGCTGGCGGCGCCTGA